In Neptuniibacter halophilus, the genomic stretch TGGGTACCAAACAGATTGGTTTCAAACTGCTGCCTGAGTACATCCCGGCTAAGATCTTCTACCGCACCGGGCTGACCGTAAGCACCGTTATTAAACAAAGCGTCGAGGGTGCCGCCGGTTTGCTGCAGAACCCAGTCGAGTGCTGCCCGAATGGAATCTGGGTCATCCAGATCAAGCGGGTAGCTGTTAAGTCCCTGCGCCTGCAGGCGGGCAACATCATCAGGATTGCGTGCGGTGGCAAATACCCGAAAACCCTCCTGATGAAGGGCAGTGGCGCAATAATAGCCGATACCACTGGAGCAGCCGGTGATAAGTATGGATGAAATGGTACGGTTCTCAGGCATAGTGCGGGCCATTAAAGGTGTCTGGTTTTGCCAGTATAAAGCAAATTAACTATATGAAAAATAAGCACTTAATAAGGTTTTGGGAGAAGCCTGAAAAAGCCCTGTTGCTGGCGTCTGACCGAAATGAGGACGTATTTCGTTCCAAAGTACCATACCTGCGGTAGACGGCCGTACCTATTATCTTTCAGTACATACCTTTTCAATAACAAAAAACAGAGGATAAGCATTATGTGGACTAAGCCTGCTTACACAGATCTGCGCATCGGTTTCGAAGTAACAATGTACTTCGCAAACCGCTAACAGAGCTACGCTCAGAGATCTTAAATTACCCCGGCCTTTGTCGGGGTAATTTCTCTTGGAAGGACCCTCAGCCTGTTTCAGGGCATAGCAAGACGCTTATCATCCTATCCCGGCCGGATGACATCATTATTATGGCGGGGAACGACGGTCAATCTACAGAAGAATAACAAATGAAAGTACATGTATTAGGTTCAGCCGCCGGTGGTGGCTTCCCACAGTGGAACTGTAACTGTAAAAACTGCAGCGGTATGCGTGCCGGCACGCTGAATGCGAAGCCCCGTACCCAGTCCTCGATTACAGTCAGTGTCGACGGCGAACACTGGATTCTGTTTAATACCTCTCCCGATATTCGTGAGCAACTGGCAAGCTTCGGGCCAATGCAGCCCAACCGCGCTATTCGCGATACCGGTATCTCTGCCATTGTCTTTATGGACAGCCAGATCGATCACACCACCGGCCTGTTAATGTTACGGGAAGGTTGTCCGCACAATATCTGGTGCACCGAAATGGTCGAGCAGGATCTGAGCACCGGGTTCCCGGTATTTAATATGCTTAAGCACTGGAACGGCGGTAACCATGTTAACCGCATTCCGGTTGGCGAAGGTGATAACAGCTTTGTGGTGCCGCAGGTACCGGAGCTTAAACTGACCGCCGTGCCGCTGCTGAGCAGCGCGCCTCCTTATTCCCCACATCGGGATGATCCGCACCCGGGTGATAATATCGGTATCCAAATCGAAGATACCCGTAGCGGCAAAAAACTGTTCTATGCACCTGGTCTGGGCCAGATTGAACCTCATCTGCGTGAATACATGGAAGCAGCCGATCTGCTTCTGGTAGATGGTACGATCTGGCAGGAAGATGAACTGATCGTTACCGGCGTTGGCGACAAGCTGGGCGTGGCGATGGGGCATCTGCCGCAGTCAGGTGAGGGTGGCATGATCGAGTATCTGGATACGCTGGATAAACCGCGTAAGGTACTGATCCATATTAATAATACCAACCCTATACTGGATGAAGACTCCGCGGAGCGGGCTGAAGTGCTGGCCCATGGTATCGAAGTTGCCTACGACGGCATGTCGATCGAACTCTGAGCCATCCGGCCCTGAACAGAGGTCAAGATTTATGAACAGTAAAGCAAACGAAAATCTGCCAATGAGCAGAGATGAGTTCGAACAGGCGCTGCGTGCCAAAGGCGATCTGTACCACACACAGCACCCGTACCATATTGCTATGTATGAAGGGCAATCCACGCCGGAGCAGATCCGTGGCTGGGTGGCGAATCGTTTCTACTATCAGATCAGTATCCCGGTGAAAGACGCCGCTATTATGGCGAACTGCCCGGATCGTGAAGTACGCCGTCACTGGGTGCAGCGCGTGCTGGACCATGACGGATATGACGGCGCTGAAGGCGGAATTGAAGCCTGGCTGCGCCTCGGTGAAGCGGTGGGTCTGACCCGTGAAGAGATCCTCTCCGGTGAGCATGTGCTGCCCGGTGTGCGTTTCGCGGTAGATGCATACATCAACTTTGCCCGACGGGCGACCTGGCAGGAAGCGGCCAGCTCCTCACTGACCGAACTGTTTGCGCCAACGATTCACCAGAACCGTCTGGATACCTGGCCGCAGCACTACCCCTGGATCAAAGAGGAGGGGTACCAGTACTTCCGTAACCGTCTCACGGAAGCGCGCCGTGATGTGAAGCATGGTCTGGATATTACACTCGATTTCTATCAGACCCGTGCTCAGCAGGAGCGGATGCTGGAGATCCTGCAGTTTAAACTGGATGTACTCTGGACCATGCTCGATGCGATGACCATGGCCTATGAACTGAAACGTCCGCCGTATCACACCGTAACGGCTGAAAAGGTGTACCATAAGGGATTATTCAATGAGTGAAAATAATACGCTCAGTGCGGCCTCTGTGCCGCGCATGAACCCGATGTTCCGTTTTCAGTGGGAGAAGGCGCAGAACTGTTATGTACTGCTTTACCCGGAAGGGATGATTCAGTTGAACGGTCCTGCCGGCGAGATTCTGGCACTGGTAGACGGCGAGCAGAGCGTGGCGGATATTACCGCTGCGCTCCAGGCAAAATTTCCTGAAGCCGGTGATATCAGTGCTGATATCGCTGATTTCCTGAGGGACGCCCATGAGCAACACTGGATCACCCTGTAGCGCCCAGCCACTTCCCGGTACGGGCGCCGTAGTCAAACCCCATGGTCAGCCGCTCTGGCTGCTGGCCGAGCTGACCTACAAATGCCCTCTGCAATGCCCTTATTGCTCTAATCCGCTGGATTTCGCCGATTTTGGTGGTGAGCTGACCACGCAGCAATGGCTCGATGTGTTTCAGCAAGGGCGTGAAATGGGCGCCGTTCAGTTGGGCTTCTCTGGCGGTGAGCCGCTGGTACGTCAGGACCTCATTGAGCTGATTGGTGGTGCCCATGAGATGGGGTATTACACGAATCTGATCACCTCAGGTGTGGGCCTTAATGAGCGCAAGATGGCCGAGTTCCATCAGGCCGGGCTGGATCATATTCAGGTCAGTTTTCAGGCCAGCGACGAGTCGGTTAATAATATGCTGTCGGGCTCACAAAAGGCGTTTCAGCAGAAGCTGAAAATGGCCCGTGAAGTGAAAGCTCAGGGCTATCCGATGGTGCTCAACTTCGTCACCCATCGGCACAATATTGACCGTATCGACCGGATTATCGAGCTCTGTGTTGAGCTGGAAGCCGATTATGTCGAGCTGGCGACCTGTCAGTATTACGGCTGGGCCTTTGAGAACGTCAAGCAGCTTCTGCCGACCCGGGCGCAGCTTGAGCGGGCCGAACGCATCACCAACGAATATCGGGAAAAGCTGGCAGCCGAAGGCAATCCGATCAAACTGATTTTTGTGACCCCGGATTATTACGAGGAGCGTCCGAAAGGCTGTATGAACGGCTGGGGTCAGGTATTCCTGACGGTCACGCCGGATGGTAAGGCGTTACCATGCCACAGCGCGCGGATGCTGCCGCTGGAATTCCCGAATGTGACCGAGATGAGTCTGCAGCAGATCTGGGATGAGAGCCCCGGTTTTAACCACTTTCGTGGTGATGAGTGGATGAAGGAACCCTGTCGCAGTTGCGATGAAAAAGAGAAGGATTTCGGTGGCTGCCACTGTCAGGCCTACATGCTGACCGGGGATATGCATAATGCGGATCCGGTGTGCAGCAAATCAGAGCACCATCATCTGATCGAATCAGCCCGTGCTGAAGCGGAGCAGGTGAGTAACAACCCTGAAGAGTTTGTGTTCCGTAATGAGCGAAACTCCCGTGTCTTCGCCAAAGGCTGAACCGGCACCCGTACAACCCGGCTTCTGGCCTTCTGACCTGAGTGAAGCGGCGGTGATGTCTGCTTCACGTGATTATGCTCAGGTACAGATTGCTGCCAATGGCGATATCTACTGGGTTGAGTTCCGCCCTGAAGAGGGCGGACGTTGCTGTCTGTGCCGTACTAAGGCGTCGGCGCAGGGCGTTATTGAATCCCTGACTCCCGACAACTTCAGCGTACAGAGTCGTGTGCATGAATACGGCGGTTTAAGCTGGGGCCATCTAGGGGATGCGCTGGTATTTGTTAATGCTGCCGATCAGCAACTTTACCTGCAGGATCTGCAGGCCGGATCTCAGCCCCGCCAACTGACACACCAGAGTCAATCCCGTTTTATCGAACCCTTATGGGATAACTACCGACAGCAGATTATTGCCGTCGAAGAGCGTCATTGTGAGAGCGGGGTGCTTAATCGTCTGGTGGCGATCAGCCGGTGTGGTGAGATTGAGGTGCTGGCCGAGGGCGCAGATTTTTATGCTTCTCCTGCACTGAGCCCCGATGGTCGGTCACTTGCATATATCAGTTGGTATCATCCTCATCAGCCATGGAACGCTACCCACCTGAATCTGCTGCGGTTTGAGGATTGCGGCAGGGTGCTTTGCGACATCGTGCTGGCCGGAGATGATCGCGAGGAGGCGCTGTCTCAGCCGCGATTTGATACAAATGGCTTGCTGCATGTCATGACGGATCGCGAGGGGTGGTGGAACCTCTATCGCTGGCAGTCAGGCACGCTGGTACCGGTTCTGACTGACTGTGCCGATATGATCTCTGCACCCTGGCAGTCAGGGCTGAGCCATTACGGTTTCAGTGATGCGGGAGTGGTTTCCATCACTCACCAGCATGAAACCGGTCTGCTGTGTCTGGACGGACGTCCGCTGGATGCAGAGTACACCTGTTTTCGTTCGCTTGCGGTGCATGATGATTTTGCCGTTGCTGTGGTTGCCGCGCCGGATCGTCTGCCCGGTATTGCCCGTATTGATCTCATGCAGGGTGGTTTTCAACTCATCTGCGGAGGTGAGCAGCCGCTGGCTAATCAGGACTGTTCCAAACCGCAGGCGCTGAGTTTCGGTGCAGGCGATCAGCGTTGTTATGGCTATTTATACGCACCTGCGAATAAGGTCATCCAACCGCAGCCGCATGAGTTGTTTCCTCTGGTGATCTTTCTTCATGGCGGGCCTACAGCGGCCAGTTATCCGATCCTGAATATGAAATTGCAATACTGGACCCAGCGAGGCTTTGCCGTGCTGGATCTTAACTATCGTGGCAGCAGCAACTATGGGCGGGCGTATCGTCAACAGTTACATCAGCGTTGGGGGCAGCTTGAAACCGAAGATATTTCACAGGCGCTATCGGTCCTGATTGCCGATCACCGGATCGATCCAAAGGCAGTTTTTATACGTGGTAACAGTTCGGGCGGTTATACCGCCCTGAATGCGTTGTGTGCGCTGGATTGCTTTGCGGCGGGGGCAAGCCTTTATGGGGTAACAGATCCACTGCTGCTGAATCAGGGGACGCATAAATTTGAGTCCCGGTATCTGCATTGGCTGATCGGTCACCCGGAACAGGATGCAGCACGATATGAGCGTTTTGCGCCGTTAAATAAAGTAGCGCAAATCTCAGCGCCGGTGATCTTCTTTCAGGGTGAGCAGGACCGGGTGGTACTGGCGGATCAGACCCGGGCCATGGTCAGTGCTCTGCAGCAGCGTGGGGTTCCTGTAGAGGCGCACTATTTTGCAGATGAGGCCCACGGCTTCAGACGGGCTGAAAATATGATTGAAGTGCTGCAGAAGGAGCTGGCGTTTTATCAGTGCCAGATCAGGCCTTCTGCAGTCGGGAGGAGGTGTTAGTTGCCTCGTCGTAGGGAAGATATCTTAAGGCGGCAGACCAAAGTATTAGTCAAAATCGTTCTGTTGCAGAGCAGCATAAACTCAGTCAGCACGGGATAATACAGGTATTGAAGAGCAGCGAGTTCTTCACATCCACTCTCTGGCTTTGAGTTATCTGTCTAAGAGCTCTAACCGTCGTACTTTGCCTGCTGATGCAGGCTTTTTTTTGTCTGATTGTTCTGTTCCAGCCAGGTGTGAAGACTGGTAAATGCATCGATCTCCCGGGATTCCACGCCGACCACATCCTTAATGCTCTTTACACCCATCGACAGGAGGTACTGCAGGTTGTGGTCAAAGGAGGCTTCCTCAATCACAAAGATATTGTCTTTGTGCACTTCAAACATATAACCGCCGTTGGGGATCGGGGTTTGAGACAGGGTAACCGTATAGTGATCTCTGATGATTGATTCGGTCTGAGAGTACATCAGGCCAATATTGTAGCCCTGACTGGCAAAGCCGCGTATCGCCACGACCAGCACCTTGTTTTCTCCCTCTTTGGAAGAGTTAAAGATGCCGATAATATCCTTGATAGTGGAATATCCGGGAATCTTCGCAAAAACACGTTCAGTGAAGCTGGCCAGACGGGTTTCCATCAGGTGGCCAACAAAGTAGAGCATGACGACCAGCAGGAACAGCACCAGCGAAAACCAGAGGAAGTGGTTCTTTTCTGGCTGAAAGCCCACCAGTGAAAGGGCGCCGTTAACAACAATATCCACTTTGTCGTAGAGCCAGAAGGCGATCATGGCGACGATGACAATCGGCAGAATACCGAAAAAGCCCTGTAGCACCAGTTCAAAAAAATGTCTGTATTTGCTTTTTAGCATTGCTTCGTCCCTAAGCAGAAATGGACCTGTGGTACTGGGTAAAGGTAAGAATATAGCATGTTAGCTCTCTGTGTAGAGAGGCCTTTAAGAGGCAATAATGACAGCGATTAACGTGATCGCAGGGGCAGGTGGGAAGCGTGAAAAACAAAAAGGCCGCGGCTCTGTGAAGGGGGGAGTCAGAGCGGCGGCCGGGTGTGCTAAGGGCTGATTACCAGCTCAGAGCAGCACCAATGGCGAACTGCTTAGTATCCTGACCCAGCGTTTGAGAGTCAGCGATATCGTATTCAGCAATCAGTTTCAGGTTGCTGTTAACGTTGTAGAAGTACGCGATAGACTGCATTTCGTCTGAAGTTGTGTCAGTGTCTGTCTCGCCGTGGGAGAGAATGAAACGGTGATCACCTGCCTGGTAAGCTGCCTGAATCAGGTAGCCATCGCTGTCTGCTTCAGTTGCCAGGTTGTTACCGGCAAAGACAGTAGAGATACCTTCCTGATCGAAGCCGGAAGCGGTGAACTGGAAACCACCAACAGATACGCGAGCACCGTAAGCAACACCGCTGCTGTCAACGTCAGCCGCATCATTTTCGCCTACTGCACCACCGATCCATGCGTTGAACTTGCCGCCATCAAAATCAGTCGCGTAAGTCAGCTCACCTTCAAAGCGAGCGCTGTTGTCGGTGTTAGCCTGAGTTGTTTCACCACTCTGCGGGTCGATGATACCTACAGCAAGCTGGAAACCGTTGTTGACCGGTGTACGGTAAGTGATCTGAGCACGTGGCTGAGCGTATGGGTAGCCGATAGAGATGTTACCCAGTGTTACTTCGTCGTTATTGATGGTTGGCAGGCCAGTACCCAGCAGCAGTTCATCAGAGAAGATGTTTGAACGTGCGTACAGACCGAAATCTTTACCGAACAGGACCTGACCGAAGTCAGCATCGATGGTGCCGTAGAACTGTCGAACGTCGATCGCTGTGTCAGTTGCTTCGTTGTTACCATCATTGATAGTAACCCAGAAAGAGGAGCGACCACCCAGTTTCAGGCCGTCTACTTCTTTGCCTACGTTGAAGCCAATGTAGTTAGGCAGGAAGCCCATGCGAACACGGCTCTGTTCTTCATTGTTTGCGTCGTTATCAGTGTGTACGTAGAAAGCATTGAAGTGACCGTCAGCAGAGAAAGTCGTGCCATCCTGGTTATACAGCTCAATTGCAGCGCTCGCCTGAGTGCTGATTCCCATTGCAACTGCTACTGCCAACAGTTTGGCTTTGTTATTTTTCATATCGCCCCCGAAGTTCGGAATTAAGGTTTGTGTATCGATGAGCCGATTATGTTGGAGCGCCGGGCAGGGCAATATCCGGCAATGGCACTGAGCATGCTGTTCCTTGGTCTTGTTAGACTGCTCGTTATTCAGACGCTGGAAATTGTGCGGGAGGGGGAGCGCTACGAAGGCGTTCATCCCCGTTGTCTCAGGGTGTAGGCGTTCTGACGTGGGTGGAACGAAGACTTTGGGTGTCGGCAGTCTCTGCTACCGAAGTGCACTATTTTTGAGCGCATGCACAAAATTCTGTTGCGCAGGGCAGAGCGTGCAGGTTATTTATTACATAGGTATGACTTTGGGAAACCCCGGCCTTTAGGGTAAACTCCTGAATCTATTGACGATAAAAAGAAACCGAGGCGTCTGGATCTGTGACTGACGCCAAACGAGTAGATCTGATGAGTAATGACATTTCTAACCTGCGCAAGTTTGTGTCACCTGAAATTATTTTCGGTGCAGGTGCAAGAAAGTCGGTTGCCAACTACGCCAAAACTTTCGGCGCGCGCAAAGTATTACTGGTCTCTGACCCGGGGGTTGTTGCAGCCGGTTGGCTTCAGGATGTCTCCGATCTGTTGGCGGAAGATGAAATTGAGCATGTCACCTTTACCGGTGTGTCACCTAATCCTCGCACCGAAGAGGTGATGAAAGGTGCCCAGATCTATCAGGAACATAATTGTAACCTGATCGTCGCGGTTGGGGGCGGCAGCCCGATGGACTGCGCAAAAGGGATCGGTATCGTCAGTGCCAACGGTAAGCATATTCTGGATTACGAAGGGATCGACACCATCAGTCTGCCGATTCCGCCGCTGATCTTTATCCCGACTACGGCAGGCACATCAGCAGATGTGTCCCAGTTTGCCATTATTACGGATCCGGTTGAGCGGGTTAAGTTCTCTATTGTCAGTAAGGCAGTGGTTCCGGATGTCGCGCTGATCGATCCCGAAACCACACTCACCGTTGATCCTTTCCTCAGCGCCTGTACCGGCATTGACGCTATGGTCCACGCGATTGAAGCGTTTGTTTCAACCGGCGCAGGCCCACTGACCGACATGAATGCGCTGGATGCCATGCGCCTGATTAATGAAAACATTGTGGATCTGGTGAACGACCCCCATGATCTGCAGCTCCGTGAACAGGTGATGCTGGGTTCGATGAAAGCGGGCCTTGCGTTCTCTAATGCGATTCTCGGGGCAGTGCATGCCATGTCTCACAGTCTGGGTGGGTATCTTGATCTGCCACACGGTCTCTGTAACGCCATGCTGCTTGAGCATGTGATCGACTTTAACTACCCGGAAGCTGAAGAACGTTTTAAGGTGATTGCGACCACGCTGGGGCTGGATACCCGCGGTCTGAATAATCAGCAGATACGCAAAGCACTGATGGATCGTGTGATCGACCTTAAACGTCAGGTAGGCCTGAGCCAGAAACTGGCAGAGAGCGGGGTGAATATCTCGGATATTCCGGTGCTCTCCGATCATGCCATTCTGGACCCCTGCATACTGACCAACCCCCGCAAATCGAATAAGCGTGATGTAGAAGCGGTTTATGAAGAAGCACTCTGATAATCCGGATAGCGCCCTGACCAGTCTGATTGGTCTGGGCAACCTCTCTACCCGGAAGAGTTACTACCCGGAGCTGGTCACTAAGCTGGATGAGCTTGAAGCGGAACGTAACCGCTATAAATGGCTGTTCGAAAACGCTCAGCACGGCATCTTTCAGGCCCAGCTTGACGGTGGTATTACGCGGGCCAATCCGGCCATTGTTGCGATATGCGGTTATCACTCAGAGAATGAATTTATCGAGCGGGTCGAGCAGCTGGATTCCCTGCTGTTCTGCTGCGCAGATGCCTACGGTGAGTTCCGTTACAGTCTGGCTCAGTACGGTAAAGTCTTTGGCTTTGAAACCCTGTTTCTGCGTGGTGACGGTGAGTGTGTACAGGTCTCGATTAACGCGCTGCTGAAAGATGCGGAAAGCGGCAAGCCCACCATCGAAGCGTTTGTTCAGGACATTACCGAACGAAAGAAAACCCAGGACAAGCTCAAGCGCCTCAACGAAGAACTTGAAGAGCGGGTATCAGCCCGTACTCAGGAGCTGGTTTCCCTGAATGATAAGCTCTGGCAGGAGATCACCGAGCGAGAGCAGATTCAGAAAGAGTTAAAAGTCGCCAAAGAAGCCGCAGAGGCGGCGAATCAGAGTAAAGATAAGTATCTGGCCGCAGCAAGCCATGACCTCCTGCAGCCGATGAATGCGGCCCGGTTGCTGATTGCTGCTCTTCGCGAGCGTGAGCTGAAGGAGCAGGATGCCCATCTGGTTGAGCGGATCCATCTGGCACTTGAGAACGCCGAGGATCTGCTGACCGATCTGCTGGACATCTCTAAGCTGGATCAGAACGCGGTGAAGCCGGATATCAGCGAATTTCGTATCAGCCAGCTACTGCGCTCTATGGTCGGTGAATTTACTCCGGTGGCGGAAGATAAAGACCTGGAGCTTCGTGCTCAATACAGTTCGGCTGTTGTACGCAGTGATTCCCGGCTGCTTCTGAGAATTATCCGTAACTTCCTCAGTAATGCGATCCGTTATACCGAAACCGGCCGGGTGCTGATCGGCTGCCGTCGGCGCGGCGATATGCTGAGCATTCAGATATGGGATACCGGTGCCGGCATACCAAAGGACAAGCAGCAGGAAGTATTCAAAGAGTTCCAGCAGTTACATAACGCAACCGCCAAAGACCGGCAGGGCGTCGGGCTCGGGTTAGCCATAGTTGAGCGTATCGCTAACATGCTCGGTCACCGGCTGCAGGTGAGTTCGGTGGATGGCCGTGGTTCCATGTTTTCGGTTGAGGTACCGATTGTGGATCAGCCGCTGCTGAGCCCTCAGGTGTCGGGCTTCGAGTTACCCGCAATAGATCAGCTTAACGGTCTGGTTGTGATGGTGATCGATAATGAAGACAACATTCTGGTCAGTATGGAAGCGCTGCTGAGTCAGTGGGGTTGCCGGGTTCTGATTGCCGATTCGCTGGATGAAGCGATACGTTGCTGTGCTGATGAGTCACTGGTGCCTGAGGTTATACTGGCGGACTATCATCTGGATTACGATAAGCTGGGTACCGATGCGATTCAGGGGCTGCGTAAACATTTCGGGCTGGATATACCGGCCGTGATGCTGACCGCCGATCGCAGTACGGAATGTCGGCAACAGTTCCGGGAGATGGGCTTGCCGGTGCTGAATAAACCGGTCAAGCCGGGTAAATTGCGTGCGCTGCTGACCCATCTGCTGTAAAAACAGCGGTCTACTTCTTAAGTAGATAATTACATTTTTGTGAAATTTTAATCATTTAAAAACATTGTGTTACAGCAATATTTTGATTTGGTTAAAAAGGGTCGCAAGTAGTATTTTGGTATTGGTTCTCAGGTCCTAGAATGGATCAGACCACGTTCCGAGGATGCCATTTTGACTCAGGAAACCGCATTTACCACCGCTGCATCTTACAGCTCAGATCCGGCTATTGCCGCTGCCGAGCTGCAACGCCAACTGACCTCTCCGGATATCAGTTTCATCATCTTTTTCTGCTCAGCAGAATACCCCCTCGACCAGTTGGCAGAAGCCATGAATTCGGCGTTTCCTCATACCGAAGTCGTTGGCTGTACCACGGCCGGTGAGATCACCCCGCAGGGCTACGGACAGGGGTGTATAACCGCGATCGGCTTTAAGGCGGCGGGTTTTGCGATTGAGGCAGCCTCAATCGAAAGCCTGGACAGTTTCAGTTTGACCGATGCCCAGCAGTTGGTTGAGCAACTGATCGATGGTTGCCGTCAGCACGAGATCGCGCCGATTAAAGGCAACACTTTCGCCCTGACCCTGCTCGATGGCCTGTCGATTCAGGAGGAGCGGATTCTGGTCGCTCTGAATGCTGCACTGGGAAGTATCCCCAGTTTTGGTGGTTCGGCCGGTGATGATATCCATCTGGCAAAAACCCACGTCTATTATGACGGTGCGTTCCATACCGGGGCGGCCGTGGTGATGCTGGTCAATACCCTGTATGACTTCGAAGTATTCAGCAGCCACCATATGCAGCCGAAATCAGAAAAACTGGTGGTCACCTCGGCCGATCCGGAAAGCCGACAGGTATTTGAGCTCAATGCAGAGCCCGCCGCGATGGAGTATGCACGGGCGATCGGCGTGCCGGTCGAAAAACTTAATCACGAGGTGTTCGCGCTTAACCCCATTGCGGTCAAACTCGGTGATGAATATTTCGTCCGTTCTATTCAGAAAGTCGATGACGATATGAGCATGAAGTTCTACTGTGCAGTGGAGAGCGGTATCGTTATGACGGCAATGGCACCGGGGGATCTCGCCTCAGACCTGATTAAAAAGCTCGATATCATTCAGGAGAAGATCGGCGAACCCCAATTGATCATCGGTTGTGACTGTTTCCTGCGGCGTCTTGAATGTGAGTTATTGGGCTATTCTCAGTCGGTTTCAGAACTGCTGCGCAATAACAAAGTGATAGGCTTCAATACCTACGGCGAACACATGGAAGGGATGCATATCAATCAGACCTTTACCGGGGTCGCCATTGGGAGAAATCTGAATGGCTGAACAGAGCCTGCAGCAACGTGTCGCTGAGCTCGAAGAGCAGAACCGCAAATTAAAGAAGATCAACAAGGTGCTGGTCGAGAGGGTCGAGGCCGGTGGTGGTCAGGGCGCGAATGCTTACGCGGCTTTTGAGCACTCGGTGATCCTGGCGGAACAGGTACGTGAACGTACTGAAGCACTTAATCGCGTGCTCTCCGAACTCAAGGTCAGCCATCGTGCGCTGACGCTGGCGAACAATCAGGCTGCACTGGCCAATCAGCGTTTAGTCGATGCCATTGAAAGTATCTCCGATGCGTTTGTGCTGTTTGATGAGAACCGTAAAATTGTTCTCTTTAACAGCAAGTTCAGTGCTGTCTGGGCTTCAACCGGTCTGACCATCCGCACCGGCATCACCATTCAGGATATCAGCCGTCTGGCCCGCGAGAGCGGGCTGATCGATGAAGAGTACCCGGCCACCGGTGCCGAAGTGGGGAGTAAGGTTTTCCGTTTGCGTGATGGCCGCTGGGTTCAGATGTCGGAGCGCCCGACTCAGGACGGCGGTCTGGTTATCCTCTACACCGATATCACCGCGCTCAAAGAACGCGAGATGGCTGATCGTGAACATGCACTGGCACTGAAAACAAAACTCCTGCAGAACACCGTCGATAACCTTTCGCAGGGGGTGGTGCTGGTCACCCCGGAAGGGCGAGTTGAGTTGTGGAATGACCGCTTTCTGGACCTGACAGGGGTCGAAGCGTCGCAGGTCGAATCCTACCCGCCATTTGCTGCC encodes the following:
- the pqqA gene encoding pyrroloquinoline quinone precursor peptide PqqA; translated protein: MWTKPAYTDLRIGFEVTMYFANR
- the pqqB gene encoding pyrroloquinoline quinone biosynthesis protein PqqB, which codes for MKVHVLGSAAGGGFPQWNCNCKNCSGMRAGTLNAKPRTQSSITVSVDGEHWILFNTSPDIREQLASFGPMQPNRAIRDTGISAIVFMDSQIDHTTGLLMLREGCPHNIWCTEMVEQDLSTGFPVFNMLKHWNGGNHVNRIPVGEGDNSFVVPQVPELKLTAVPLLSSAPPYSPHRDDPHPGDNIGIQIEDTRSGKKLFYAPGLGQIEPHLREYMEAADLLLVDGTIWQEDELIVTGVGDKLGVAMGHLPQSGEGGMIEYLDTLDKPRKVLIHINNTNPILDEDSAERAEVLAHGIEVAYDGMSIEL
- the pqqC gene encoding pyrroloquinoline-quinone synthase PqqC is translated as MNSKANENLPMSRDEFEQALRAKGDLYHTQHPYHIAMYEGQSTPEQIRGWVANRFYYQISIPVKDAAIMANCPDREVRRHWVQRVLDHDGYDGAEGGIEAWLRLGEAVGLTREEILSGEHVLPGVRFAVDAYINFARRATWQEAASSSLTELFAPTIHQNRLDTWPQHYPWIKEEGYQYFRNRLTEARRDVKHGLDITLDFYQTRAQQERMLEILQFKLDVLWTMLDAMTMAYELKRPPYHTVTAEKVYHKGLFNE
- the pqqD gene encoding pyrroloquinoline quinone biosynthesis peptide chaperone PqqD is translated as MSENNTLSAASVPRMNPMFRFQWEKAQNCYVLLYPEGMIQLNGPAGEILALVDGEQSVADITAALQAKFPEAGDISADIADFLRDAHEQHWITL
- the pqqE gene encoding pyrroloquinoline quinone biosynthesis protein PqqE, with protein sequence MSNTGSPCSAQPLPGTGAVVKPHGQPLWLLAELTYKCPLQCPYCSNPLDFADFGGELTTQQWLDVFQQGREMGAVQLGFSGGEPLVRQDLIELIGGAHEMGYYTNLITSGVGLNERKMAEFHQAGLDHIQVSFQASDESVNNMLSGSQKAFQQKLKMAREVKAQGYPMVLNFVTHRHNIDRIDRIIELCVELEADYVELATCQYYGWAFENVKQLLPTRAQLERAERITNEYREKLAAEGNPIKLIFVTPDYYEERPKGCMNGWGQVFLTVTPDGKALPCHSARMLPLEFPNVTEMSLQQIWDESPGFNHFRGDEWMKEPCRSCDEKEKDFGGCHCQAYMLTGDMHNADPVCSKSEHHHLIESARAEAEQVSNNPEEFVFRNERNSRVFAKG
- a CDS encoding S9 family peptidase; this encodes MSSPKAEPAPVQPGFWPSDLSEAAVMSASRDYAQVQIAANGDIYWVEFRPEEGGRCCLCRTKASAQGVIESLTPDNFSVQSRVHEYGGLSWGHLGDALVFVNAADQQLYLQDLQAGSQPRQLTHQSQSRFIEPLWDNYRQQIIAVEERHCESGVLNRLVAISRCGEIEVLAEGADFYASPALSPDGRSLAYISWYHPHQPWNATHLNLLRFEDCGRVLCDIVLAGDDREEALSQPRFDTNGLLHVMTDREGWWNLYRWQSGTLVPVLTDCADMISAPWQSGLSHYGFSDAGVVSITHQHETGLLCLDGRPLDAEYTCFRSLAVHDDFAVAVVAAPDRLPGIARIDLMQGGFQLICGGEQPLANQDCSKPQALSFGAGDQRCYGYLYAPANKVIQPQPHELFPLVIFLHGGPTAASYPILNMKLQYWTQRGFAVLDLNYRGSSNYGRAYRQQLHQRWGQLETEDISQALSVLIADHRIDPKAVFIRGNSSGGYTALNALCALDCFAAGASLYGVTDPLLLNQGTHKFESRYLHWLIGHPEQDAARYERFAPLNKVAQISAPVIFFQGEQDRVVLADQTRAMVSALQQRGVPVEAHYFADEAHGFRRAENMIEVLQKELAFYQCQIRPSAVGRRC
- a CDS encoding DUF502 domain-containing protein — its product is MLKSKYRHFFELVLQGFFGILPIVIVAMIAFWLYDKVDIVVNGALSLVGFQPEKNHFLWFSLVLFLLVVMLYFVGHLMETRLASFTERVFAKIPGYSTIKDIIGIFNSSKEGENKVLVVAIRGFASQGYNIGLMYSQTESIIRDHYTVTLSQTPIPNGGYMFEVHKDNIFVIEEASFDHNLQYLLSMGVKSIKDVVGVESREIDAFTSLHTWLEQNNQTKKSLHQQAKYDG